Genomic DNA from Parasteatoda tepidariorum isolate YZ-2023 chromosome 3, CAS_Ptep_4.0, whole genome shotgun sequence:
AAGCATTAAGAATCAttacgtgaagatccgatcatttgatcaaaCGTTATTGGAGGTGACATTGATGCCTTTACGCTTTAAACGTCTTGAATAACAATTCGAAGATATCTTTACGATTTTAACcttcctaaaaaattatttgtggaaattttaattagaatcttTTCCTTATATACTTtcagaaagaaattgaaaacaaaatttctatatGGTACCTCAAAAATgggttttacaaaaataaatttccttttaataaattagttacatTCATTACTATTAGtaacattaattaatgaaaaatctcATTACTTAAACTGATTGAGATTGAGAAATCACGAAAcctttatcttttttcaaaataaaaaaataaatgaataaatcgTTTCGCTAGCGTAGTTTCTTAGCAACcccattttttacaaaacttttaccGCAAAACCTCttagaatacttttaaaatccaTGTCTGTgtgtattatttgaataatttttacggccaatttttattatttcaatcttcagagaaaataattatttaaagaaaaaaaaagtaattattgtcTGTATTCTGTAACCTACGAAAAATTGAATAACAATTGTTTTGTCTGAACCTCTCATAAACTcctcaataaaaaaagttttttttttcgaaaaagagattttttctttcattataaagactttcattcattaaaactaCTCATTACTTAAATCTTGGTGAGATATGTTGTCTATTAATGAACGAATATGCTCCCTGTAAATTGTGAGATAAAACTGAATTACTATGAACAGTAATTAGGTCTAGAAGCCTCTATACACTCTCCTAAAAAGTAATGCTTGaggaaaatttggaaaaattctttttttatattaataattagttcCATTAATTAAGATTACTCGTTACTTAAATCCTGTTgagatgaaattattttatttattgtatgtcCTCCATAACCATTCGAGTAAAATTGGATAGTAATTGTTACTTTTGTGTATAGACGCTTCAAAATATTCCCCTAAAATATCGTTTCAAGAAAAAtgtgactaaatttttttttattaaaaattagttcaattaGGATTACTCATCACTTAAAtgttgatgaaataaaaagttattttttctgtttcttgaAATCTTAGtcaagtaaaattgaaaaatcattgttttgtCTAGATGCatcaaaaacttcttaaaaattagattttagaaaaagtaggctttttttaaaaaaattatagagatAAGAAATGTTGAGATAAGAAACGACATTGAATAAAAGACTGTTCTGTGTCCATTATTTTCGCGCATGAGCAGTGTTGGAATACTTTAAAAGAGAACATCCATGTGACTCTTAAAAACCATCCTTACTATAACaacattcaaacaaaacattttggaagaaaaaaaagttattttcttttcctttaacttttgaagaaaattgtaTTAGGGTTATTTTATCTAGATGCTTCAAAAAAGTcttccaaaaaattaatattggataaaaatagcaataaataaatgaaatgtttttttaatgaaaaattagttcaattaATTAGGACTTATTCATTACTTTAACCCTGTTGAGATTAGAATTGAAAATGGATTGATCTGTCCAGTTTCTGTGAATTAATATTAGAAGCCATCCTAACCATTAcgtctttcataaaaaaaaattattttgaagaaaaaaaaaattaattattttctgttccTTATGTTTCGGTGAAAATTGgataagaattgtttttttatagatatttcgAAAACGTCactcaaaaaaaaatggatttgtgaaaaaaatattcttcattaaaattaattaggacAATTCATTACTTACATCCTGTTGGGGTAAGAAAACGAGATCGGAAGAAACATTGATATGTCCtgtttatataaataactgTTAGAAATCGTTTTTACCTAcggacaaaattatttttgaaagaaaacatataattattttttgttccctTTAACctttcgagaaaaaaattggataataattgttttgtctAGACGTCTCAAAAACTtctcccaaaaaaaaaatgagttttcgaaaaaaatttttttttccataaggAATTAGTTCAATTAAATTAGGACTACTTCATTACTTAAATCCTGTTGAGATAAGAAATAAGATTGGATAAAAAGACTGATCtatgttcattatttttctcgCATGAGCAGGGTATTGGATTACTTTGAAAAGCATCATCCAGTCCATGTGACCTGGTTACCAAACTGTTGGGCGTTTTGTTTGGCTTTTGTTAGCGAGAACCATGAAAACTTTTCCACTTGAGGGACTCTTAGAGGAATCGCTGATGGGACACAAACATAAACGAAAGAAATTAGCAGAGCATAAGCCACCTTTTATTCCACCCGATTTCGAATCTTTTTGTCCATCATTTGTGCCAGTTGTTAAAAGACGTCGACGCCCAAACACCTACTTCCGGAAAACTGAAGAAATCGCATCGATTATCTGGCGTCTAAAAAGAACTTTTGGTTGGCAATTACTAAATGAAACAAATCATCGGGTGGATCGTTTGAGAACAGAGAAAAAAGTTAGCCATTTTGTTTCGAGAATTACGAAGATAATTAGGGCCTCGTAGGGTGGAAGAATCTTATGCCTGAGGTTGGTTCATTGCTCTGAATTGTTCTGATAATTTTCTTCCCAAGTGTgttcaaagggttaaaatgaatgaaagggttttattctttgttttctgTCATTATCTGAagataaaagaatgttttaaagcAGGGTTTATTGTGACTTTATAGTTAagcaattaatttcaataatttgttcaaCACTCTTAGAAAAAGGTGAATTAGATAATATCTAGATAAAAATCAAGAGTTATTAATGGGCTTATTTACCACAATCTTATTCTTACATCTAATTTTGCTGGTTTAATTgtgaatagttaaataatattgtgttATTTAACTACAGCAAACTATTAATTGCTCAAGTAATAATGTTATAGGTCTATTTacaagatttttgaaattttaaaaaatgtattatacatatttaatgttTGAGTAAGTAATatatctattgtttttttttcttattttcactgaaagttttaaagaatattttaatttattattttccgaaatttctaaaaaaagtgtgcttttctaaatttttttgcaatgctCCAAAcctaatttgatattaaatgttagtaaattattcacaaagttaatataaataagcgggatttctgtaagaaaaaaaaatcaaaagcagctcagtaaacttttattcaaaaaaaaattatctcccattttatatattttgatccttttgagtaaatttaaattaaattttttaaaaattaaaaaattttgtcaaacttgccaaaagtaaattaaagccCATCGGAACTAGTTCAGTCCAAATAACTCTTTCATCCCATTAAATAGTAAAAGCTTTGTTtcgagcagtgtttcccaaagtgtggtacgcgtacccccaggggtacgggaacagtttagcaggGGTACGCCGACCGTTCAAACATTNGCAGGGTTTATTGTGACTTTATAGTTAagcaattaatttcaataatttgttcaaCACTCTTAGAAAAAGGTGAATTAGATAATATCtagataaaaatcaaaagttattaatgagTTTATTTACCACAATCTTATTCTTACATCTAATTTTGCTGGTTTAAATTgtgaatagttaaataatattgtgttATTTAACTACAGCAAACTATTAATTGCTCAAGCAATAATACTATACGtctatttataagatttttgaaattttgaaagataatgcTCATGTGAATaatatatctattatttttttttatttttactgaaagtcttaaaaatttttttattttattatttctgaaatttgtaaaaaaagtgtgctattcttaatttttttacaatgctacaaaactaatttgatatcaaatgttagtaaattattcacaaagctatccaaatataaataaacggGATTtctgtaaggaaaaaaatcaaaagcagctcagtaatctttttttaaaacttatctctcattttatatgttttaatccTTTTgagtagatttaaatttaattttaaaaattctagtttattttaaatatttaaattttgactatttatGCAGAGTTAAAATAAGAcaatagtgaaattaaaatagggCTCTTGTTTGGCTAACTTgccaaaagtaaattaaagccCATCGAAACTAGATCAGTCCAAATAACTTGTTCATACCATTAAAAGGTAAAAGCCTTGTTTAGAGGGAATATCActgtgaaaatttcaaaaccattGTTCTTATTTTCGTGTAAAAAGATAAATCGTATGAATAAACTTcgtataaatatcaaaaatgtaacgcatatttcttatttttggaatccttataattttaagatagtCCATTAATGTAGTCTGAAACGACCTAAAGAACTGAAaccgaaataataaatttctgctTCATAATGAATTGCATTAAATGCATTTAGaagcattaagaaaaaataataaattgcattgtAAAGTTCGAACCTTGCTGAATTGGTTTAGAGCTTGATTGAAATGGTTTGGAAACCGTTGGCCGAACAATTAAAGCCGAAATAGACTTCGATTTCTTTTCTAATCCATAATTTAAATGCCTTGGATTAcgttaaaattgcattaaaaaaattagaacattgATGAACTGGCTGGTATGGTTTGGAGAGTGGTTAAGATGTTTACAATCGAAACCGAAAtagatttcgatttttttttccaatccataatttaaatgaataggCTTACTTTTAAATTGCGTTGGAAAAGTTGGAACTCCGTTGAACTGGGTGAGGATGTTTCGAAACTGGATTTAGTTTGGAAAGGCTACAAACCATTtacaatagatttttaaatgcatgttaATGTAGAAAacgtttaaattaattgaaagtcataaaatagtttctcattcctttaataaatttaacaaaaaatacatatgtaCAAAATTCTCGGTATTTTACCGAGAAACTTTATTTCGCTGCAGCGAAAtcgaattttcataaaaacatgcttttgaaaaacacaaataaaaaaaagttatttcttgcaTTTGTTCATAAGAgaaaaacagataaataatttacaaaaaacatcAACAGTTTCACGTGAGGACACACATAACAATGTTCTTAAATatacatcaaaatataaatatctttttttaaaaagtgactgTTTTGGATATTATGAGTactatttttcatctttttataatTGGGAGATATCGGGAGTAAAAAGTGATGACACACATCTTACAAAATTTCAGTTCTTTTCACTAAATTATGATATCTAATAAGAGCTTTTATTTCCTCCGAATCTCGGTCAAAATACGAAGCTATTGATAACAGTGCTGGTTCACTTTCATAAGCAATAATGCATCTCTGAAGTATCTGAGACAGAAAAATCTTTATACTACTAAAATGTGGGCTACCACTTTTTACCACCGAGTCCgtcagttaataaatatttttaaaagctcacaccatttatattttctctaaGACTAAAACTCTTGCTGAGACTTAAGAGCTTTTGAGAAGaggttgaaaatgaaataatatataaattaaaaaatctatttcaaactatattaaaaaatgtcaccAAAGCCTCCAGGGCGCTAGTGTACCTTTGCTGGAAATTAACTCGTTTTTGTCCTGATTTTCACATACATCAGAAGCttatcagttattttaaaattaaaactttaaatcctacatagttattttaaaatgatcgtGAAAAATGAGTATTTCATATATAAGATGTACGAAAATATATTACGAATATATGCTACgtatactaaactaaaaatctgATCAagattatcaattttttcttttagatttatgaaaaaatagtaGGTAGAAATATGATAATCTAAGATTCATAAAGAAAATGGTTTATAAATCCTGTTGGCTATGCAAATAgagcaattaattaaaaattttattttaatatttttttgcagaatgtcgtaagaaataaaaaggaaaaatttaagaatacagACTATGTGCAGGAGTTTGTGCAGTGCAGTTTCCCTAAAATATCACGAGGCACTTACCTAACTATTTTCCCCATCCAGGACTTTAAGAAGTTAAGCCATATGAGTTTGAAGACCACGAACAAAAGAAAACGAGTGCgtgtttagaaatgtttttgaactttccttttaaaggaaatatgtaaaaagagttttttgaaattgaaatgagTGCAGGATAGTTTCAGATATCCAATCGATTCACCaagtcaataaataaacataaatatttggaCCAGGAGGTGAAATCACTGGATATATATGCGAACAAAAACAATCACCTCGTTTTTAACGGTTTAGACGTAAAACTCacacaactttttaaattataaacagttAACTTGAATACCGAGGTAGTGTAGCACCTACAATATTAGTTCAATCATTTACTTGCTTCCAACAAGTGACTATCTTTCTAAATGTTAAAGCAAACAGTTTGAGCGTTAGTGAACCATTGGCACTGCTACCTTTAAAAACTCTGTGTTATCGTACGAAATAGAATTATCTTCTTTTGCTGTTAGGTGCTTGACCCTCATGAACAGGAATCCTGCCACGAGAGTAGATATGGCAAGTAGAAGCAACAGGAAAACTAGTCCTACGGCAAAACTGGGGATGGACATGCATACGCCCTCACCTTCAGCTCTGCTGGCATATACCACCGTTTCTTTTTCGTCGCTTGGCAAGCTGAAGGCTACGTCACCAGGTGCCACGACCTGAATGACCTTCTGTGTCGAAATATCCGTCATCTGTTCTTTCGTTTGACGTCTTTTCCTGTTGTGATCTTTAAGAGCCCTCGGTGTACCACCAGTACCTGCTACCCCATAACCACTGCCTATATGAACATTGTTACCTTTAGCAGGTACTTGCTCTCCTTGACGATTGAAGAAGACAGGAGCATAGTCCTTATTTCCAACAAGGGAAGGATCTCCATGATGGTCAAGTGATCCGTGTCCAAGGGATCCATCATGATCAGTTGCTCCTAAAAGTGCTTGATGATTAGAATCCGGATGACCTTCAGGTCCGGAATAAGATACTACTTTGTTTTCCGTGTAAGAAGGATCGCGTGGTGCTGGTAAGTATCCAGCACCAAGATCACCTGCGCATTGCGGTACTGGACATTCATATCTACAAACTTGAATTACGCATTGGAAGTGCACATTCATTGAATCGGGGAATTTGAATGCTTGGAAGTAAGCGAACGATACCACTGAAGCCGACGATCCAAAGTTCTTAACCTTTTGGAAGGGACTCATGATTTTTGGTCTTTGGACGCAGCCATATTCGTCCACCAGTTGAATAGGCTGGTGGTGACCGTCATGGGCAATACAGTTTCTGACCAGCATGTCGAATTTATTCTCTTCATCCTTAATGGCTAGTACCATTGTCATAGTTTGACCAATTTTTACGATTCCAGCCACTTCGCTCGCCCAGGGTCCCTTACCAACTTGGATTTGCATCCAACATTGGATGTTGTCTCCAAGAAAATTGGCTGTTACTGCGTCCAACATGTCGACTTGGAAAGGTCGAAAAGTAACAGCTTTTTCGTAGTAATCATACCATGTGCATCTAAGTCGTCTGGCCTGATCCCAAATTTCCTGCACTTGTGGATCATATTGAACAATGATGGTGTTCTCTATGAACAAGCCTGTGCTCTGTTCAGCGGGTAAGTTATAACCGTTACTTTGGCTACTTGTCATGCCGCACCCTCCCAAGAAAATGTCGAATTTAGCTTCGAGATGTCCGGTGCCGGGAGGGAGATGAACACATTTTGAATCACTGTAGTGGCCTTTGCTGAAGATCATTCCATAAAAGGGTCGGTCGAATTCGATGTATACTTTCATGTGATTTTTCTCGCATTTAACATTGAGGGCTTTGATTTGGGCCATGTCTGGTCTGCCACCTGGCCATGGATCATGGCCATGTCCTGGTACCAAGCCATTTCCTCCAAACTCTCCCCCATAGTCCCCTCTGTGTTCGGCAGGAAGATTAACAGATTCTTCCTGTTGTAGATCTTGAGCACTGTCTATTTCTTTGGCCAAAACctgcatataaaataaaggaaaattaactGCGATGATAATAATACTATTTAGGCtgataataatgtaaattaaactaagcttgttataattattattttcagagtACCACTTATGATATAGTTGTTTTTCAGATAGCTATAGTTTCTGACCCTTGAAATCAGTCctcaaaagattttaatgttttttccattaatcgaaatctaattcttttttgctgataatcattaattattttttgtttcttgtttgtcattagatttttaaaatatgtccgTACGTCTCATGTAGCTTATGGGTGgggtaattatatttaattttgaataataattttgttctacGTTGCTTACATAACAATTGTgacaattatttcataataatgtgGCAGCTACTCCAGGGCAGTACTGATTTCAGataccttaaatttaaaattaacaaaagtccTTTAGAAGTTATTCAGAATTGCACAGGgagtttaattttgaagttaatctTGGAGTATTCTTCTAGAGTTCTGATGTTAATCTTGGAAAAGTTAATCGAGGAGTTAATCTTGAAGTATTCTACATAGTTAagatttacattataattttttagaatgaacTATTTAAAAGTGCTTGTTTATTGTTATCAGTGTGTttcatgaacaaaaaaaaaaaaaacaataaccaCAACAACTAAAACTGTGtgctttaattagttttaatacattatttgtttaagaGCGAAATGAACTTTATAATTCTATTACATTTGTGTGTAAAGTCTTGAATTCTTCCTTTTGTCTTTAATTACTTTACTTTAGCTTTAAACTGTTGATTTTTACTcttgaattacttttaatattgatttgttgtATATAATTGCAGGACGGTGAATTTTTcttgtaacaaataaatactaatCATGAAAATTACTTGGATAATCgttcatttaaagttaattatttttctttatgatgccatatttaattgaattcaaattaaaaatgttaatgtttttaagctgcgactcaaaaaaatttgacactTCTAATGAATAGAACCTTTTGGAACAAATCTAATCTTAACAATAATCAAACGACATTaatcaaaattagatttaattcgCGTTCAATTTTACGGAATTAACCGTTTCTTATTTTATCAACACGCAgtaataacaattaaagaactaataaaaaatattccatattaatTAGTAGtatacaaaaagtataaaaaaaacggTGGATCGGCCTTGGCAGTGATATTCCACACCATTTTCAAGGATGCGAGTTGAGTTGAGTGAACATCCGTCTGCTCTTTTATGGAACAACTACTACAAGATCCTTTCTCGTTCTACTgacctattttttaaagagtttcttCACCTATTGCTACAGGGTTTTGATCTTCGCCAAGAAAAACGACAGCTCTCATAATGAGATTCAATTGTTGGCGCACTTTTGATTGTCACTTTGTGTTCTTAATAAGAATCTTTTTGGAGACATAATTATGACTTATGTCAAGAGCCATTAGTGCGTGGCAAAGTTTTGGGACTTAAACATAGTCTCCAATAAAAGAAGAAAGGATAGAATGTAAACAATCGCTTGCACCCAAAGAGATTTCGATCTAGAGTATAGGGTTCCTTTAGAATGTCGTGGATCTTTTTCGAACAAGAAGGCTATTGTTCTATAAAGGTTAAAGCGCCACTTGACTACCTTGGCAATGGCATTGTTTGTGGCcataaaaacaacttatttaaaGACAGAAGCAAAacgtatttaaagaaaagttaaaacagGAAAGGATTTACTTTAGTTCTTTATGCCATTGAAAGTGAACATCCATCGAAATGTTTACACAAGGTTAAATAAGGAAACGTTACTAAAGCTTATATATAGGTTAAAATGGAGCAAATATTATTCCATATAAAGTTAACTTAACAATATATATACTAAGTTTTGAGAACCACGTGTACTCATTGTTGATTATAGAGACAAGCTCAAAACATAAGAATGTACACATTTTTGTGACTATGCCTACTTTCGTTCAAACaacaaatttctcaaaataggAACATTTTGTGTAGTGTTTGAGACTGTGAAGCTTgctcaaaaataagtaattgtCTTTTCCCGCCTGGTATTATACTCAATAATGAGTACATggggttttcaaattcgactatatttgtttctaaacaattttgcttaatttttagaagCCTTGCTTTGCAGTGCCTAATCTTTTTTATTGACCATCATTTAacaacagttatttttattatactgtctgaaaaatataaggaaacaactatagttttaagatttacaagttttttttttgtttaaattattaatatgttaaataaaaagtaacttttcgtaatcttttcttaatttttagtttgcatttttaaatatccacAAATTGACAGAAAAATCTTTCTAGGAAAAGTttgaattatgaatattttgccTGAATAAGAAAGCatatcaataatattataaagacTTAAAATTCTTATCGAACTtctaaaacagatatttttggTAAGTTAAACATCTATTCGATTCtttttagtcaaattttcaaactttcgaacccaattgagtttattatttatcctatcaaaataaataagcaaacatCGATTAAAAGCAGTtcgaaaagttttatataaattttggtttaaaattccAACGAGTTCTTGCGTTAAgttaaaagtagtaaataaGATTTGAGGAAATATATTGCGATTGATACATGAAGCAGAATttataaactttcattttttcagaaactattcgaccgctcaaaatttgaaatgatgaaAAAGCATTAGCACCTTAAAATTCATTAacttttcgattttttaaaagaaaattaagcgataaaaaaaattaatgtcaaaaaa
This window encodes:
- the LOC107451494 gene encoding uncharacterized protein → MGRRIQLSWKESFLILCLTLLFSQVLAKEIDSAQDLQQEESVNLPAEHRGDYGGEFGGNGLVPGHGHDPWPGGRPDMAQIKALNVKCEKNHMKVYIEFDRPFYGMIFSKGHYSDSKCVHLPPGTGHLEAKFDIFLGGCGMTSSQSNGYNLPAEQSTGLFIENTIIVQYDPQVQEIWDQARRLRCTWYDYYEKAVTFRPFQVDMLDAVTANFLGDNIQCWMQIQVGKGPWASEVAGIVKIGQTMTMVLAIKDEENKFDMLVRNCIAHDGHHQPIQLVDEYGCVQRPKIMSPFQKVKNFGSSASVVSFAYFQAFKFPDSMNVHFQCVIQVCRYECPVPQCAGDLGAGYLPAPRDPSYTENKVVSYSGPEGHPDSNHQALLGATDHDGSLGHGSLDHHGDPSLVGNKDYAPVFFNRQGEQVPAKGNNVHIGSGYGVAGTGGTPRALKDHNRKRRQTKEQMTDISTQKVIQVVAPGDVAFSLPSDEKETVVYASRAEGEGVCMSIPSFAVGLVFLLLLLAISTLVAGFLFMRVKHLTAKEDNSISYDNTEFLKVAVPMVH